A genomic stretch from Empedobacter stercoris includes:
- the gcvT gene encoding glycine cleavage system aminomethyltransferase GcvT, with protein sequence MKVTALNQKHKDLGAKMVPFAGYEMPVQYAGVNQEHFAVREKVGVFDVSHMGQFFIKGEKSTELLQHLLTNDVTKVAIGQAQYNAMPNEKGGIVDDLIIYKMSDDEWLAVVNASNIDKDWEWMNKHNTFGAELTNKSDEMSLLAIQGPKAIEAMQALTDINLAEIPFYHFVVGKFAGIDNVIISATGYTGSGGFEIYFANEAANEMWDKVMEAGQSFDIEPCGLASRDTLRLEKGYCLYGNDINDDTNPFEAGLGWVTKLDTNFISSDILSAIKEAGVEKKLVGFKMIERGIPRHDYKVVDDNENTIGIVTSGTQSPMLKQGIGLAYVHTDFAKVGTTIRIQIRDKNVLAEVVKTPFV encoded by the coding sequence ATGAAAGTAACTGCATTAAACCAAAAGCACAAAGATTTAGGTGCGAAAATGGTTCCTTTTGCTGGATATGAAATGCCAGTGCAATACGCAGGTGTTAACCAAGAACACTTTGCGGTTCGCGAAAAAGTTGGTGTTTTTGATGTTTCTCACATGGGACAATTCTTTATCAAAGGAGAGAAATCAACAGAATTATTACAACATTTATTGACGAATGATGTAACGAAAGTTGCGATTGGTCAAGCGCAATATAATGCAATGCCAAACGAAAAAGGAGGTATTGTAGATGATTTGATTATCTATAAAATGTCTGATGACGAATGGTTAGCAGTTGTAAATGCTTCTAATATCGATAAAGATTGGGAATGGATGAACAAGCACAATACGTTTGGAGCTGAGTTAACAAACAAATCAGATGAAATGTCTTTGTTAGCGATTCAAGGACCAAAAGCAATCGAAGCTATGCAAGCGTTAACAGATATCAATTTAGCAGAAATTCCTTTTTATCATTTTGTTGTAGGAAAATTTGCAGGAATTGACAATGTAATAATTTCAGCAACTGGTTATACAGGTTCTGGTGGTTTCGAAATTTATTTCGCAAATGAAGCAGCTAACGAAATGTGGGATAAAGTGATGGAAGCAGGTCAGTCTTTTGATATCGAACCTTGTGGATTGGCATCACGCGATACGTTACGTTTAGAGAAAGGATATTGTTTGTATGGAAATGATATCAACGATGATACAAATCCATTTGAAGCAGGATTAGGTTGGGTGACGAAATTGGATACAAATTTTATCTCTTCGGATATTCTAAGCGCAATAAAAGAAGCTGGAGTGGAGAAGAAGTTGGTTGGATTTAAAATGATTGAAAGAGGAATTCCTCGTCACGATTATAAAGTAGTTGATGATAACGAAAATACAATTGGTATCGTAACTTCTGGAACGCAATCTCCGATGTTGAAACAAGGGATTGGTTTGGCGTATGTTCATACAGATTTCGCGAAAGTTGGTACAACAATTAGAATCCAAATTCGTGATAAAAATGTATTAGCAGAAGTTGTTAAAACACCTTTTGTTTAA